Proteins encoded within one genomic window of Methanothrix harundinacea 6Ac:
- a CDS encoding translin family protein: MTPSTADELAEEISHHLEEKDRAREEALALTRAVVRSSGAAIRSVHRGELDRALDLAGRAGEDLASILNLLKEHPDVRYSGLVDGAEQEYAEARIVYSLITEGTIPHPREVGVEMTSYLAGLGDAVGELRRHILDLIRLGRPEEGEVHLAAMEEIYHLLMSFDYPDAVTKGMRRKGDVARSLLDRTRGDLTNAIGQRRLEVQLRELEERMRGPL; the protein is encoded by the coding sequence ATGACGCCTTCGACGGCCGACGAACTGGCCGAGGAGATATCCCACCACCTCGAGGAGAAGGACAGGGCCCGGGAGGAGGCGCTGGCCCTGACGAGGGCGGTGGTCAGATCGTCGGGCGCCGCCATCAGGTCAGTCCACCGGGGGGAACTCGACCGGGCCCTCGACCTCGCCGGCCGGGCGGGGGAGGACCTAGCCTCTATCCTGAACCTCCTGAAAGAGCATCCCGACGTCCGCTACTCCGGCCTCGTCGACGGCGCGGAGCAGGAGTACGCCGAGGCGAGGATCGTCTACTCCCTCATCACCGAGGGGACGATCCCCCATCCCCGGGAGGTGGGGGTCGAGATGACGAGCTACTTGGCGGGGCTCGGCGACGCCGTCGGGGAGCTGAGGAGGCACATCCTCGACCTGATCCGTTTGGGGAGGCCGGAGGAGGGGGAGGTCCACCTCGCGGCGATGGAGGAGATCTACCACCTGTTGATGTCCTTCGACTACCCCGACGCCGTCACCAAGGGGATGCGGCGGAAGGGGGACGTCGCCCGCTCCCTCCTGGACCGGACCCGGGGCGACCTCACCAACGCCATCGGCCAGCGGAGGCTGGAGGTGCAGCTCCGGGAGCTGGAGGAGAGGATGAGGGGGCCTCTATAA
- a CDS encoding sugar phosphate isomerase/epimerase family protein: MFSFSSSALVDQPFDWAYQLEDLGYSGWEIVNEGRQRLTAETIPLAREIVETTDLVITIHLPYSDLNLASMNQPIWEETLRQMKECISFASEFCGLAVVHPGYLSPLGKQMPDRAWEQNILGLQEICDHAAEFGMRIAVENMLKIESMLGRTPEEIQGILENVRRENLGFVFDVGHANTNGNVDSFLALKEKMIHVHVHDNKGARDEHLPVKSGNVNWRRVAKGLEGYEGRFVTEARTLVQGAQSMRNLKAFLEGSA, encoded by the coding sequence ATGTTTAGCTTCTCCTCCAGCGCCCTCGTCGATCAGCCCTTCGACTGGGCCTACCAGCTGGAGGATCTCGGGTACTCAGGCTGGGAGATCGTCAACGAGGGAAGGCAGAGGCTGACGGCCGAGACCATACCCCTCGCCCGGGAGATCGTCGAGACGACCGACCTCGTCATCACCATCCACCTACCCTACTCCGACCTCAACCTCGCCAGCATGAACCAGCCGATCTGGGAGGAGACCCTCCGGCAGATGAAGGAGTGCATCAGCTTCGCCTCCGAGTTCTGCGGCCTCGCCGTCGTCCATCCCGGCTACCTCTCGCCCCTGGGAAAGCAGATGCCTGACCGGGCCTGGGAGCAGAACATTCTGGGGTTGCAGGAGATCTGCGACCACGCCGCAGAGTTCGGGATGAGGATCGCCGTCGAGAATATGCTGAAGATCGAGTCGATGCTTGGAAGGACCCCCGAGGAGATCCAGGGGATCCTCGAGAACGTCCGGCGGGAGAACCTGGGGTTCGTCTTCGACGTCGGCCACGCCAACACCAACGGGAACGTCGACTCGTTTCTTGCCCTGAAGGAGAAGATGATCCACGTCCACGTCCACGACAACAAGGGGGCGAGGGACGAGCACCTGCCGGTCAAGAGCGGTAACGTCAACTGGCGGAGGGTGGCGAAGGGCCTGGAGGGGTACGAGGGCAGGTTCGTCACCGAGGCCCGGACCCTCGTCCAGGGGGCCCAGTCCATGAGGAACCTGAAGGCCTTTTTGGAGGGCTCCGCATGA